GGCCGAGCAAATCAGAAACGAAACTTTGCAAAAAGCGTTCGCCATGTTAAAAAATGGCACCCCCCCCGAAGAAGCATTGAACCGTCTGGCCCATAGCTTGACCAACAAGCTGATTCACACGCCGAGCGCGCAAATCCGGGCCGCCGCCGAAAACGAAAGACACGACCTGGTCGCCGCGGCCCGCGAAATTCTGAAATTACAACATACTCAATGAAAGACTCCATCAAGCTCAAACTGGAAAATCTCAGCGAACGCCACGAAGAAATCGCCGCCCTCCTCTCCCAGTCCGAAGTCCAAAACAACCAAAAGCAACAGCGCTCGCTGAGCCAGGAATACGCCCAGATCGGCCCGCTGGTCGACTGTTACCGGCGCTATGTCGAGGCGCAGGACCGGCGCCTGTCCGCCCAGGAAATGGCCGGCGACAGCGACCCCGACATGCGCGAACTGGCCAAGGAGGAGTTCCGTGAGGCGGAAGCGCTGGTCGAATCCCTCGAACACGAACTGCAGATCCTGCTGCTGCCGAAAGATCCGAACGACAACCGCAATATCTTTCTCGAAATCCGCGCCGGCACCGGCGGCGACGAAGCGGCGATTTTTTCCGGCGACCTTTCCCGGATGTACCAGCGTTATGCCGAACGGAAAGGGTGGCAGACTGAAGTGATCAGCGAAAACCCCGGCGACCACGGCGGCTACAAGGAAATCATCCTGCGCGTCTCCGGCCGCGACGTTTATTCGCAATTGAAATTCGAATCCGGCACGCACCGGGTGCAGCGCGTTCCCGAGACCGAATCGCAGGGCCGCATCCATACTTCGGCCTGCACGGTCGCGATCATGCCCGAAGTCGATGAAGTCGACGCGATCGACATCAACCCGGCCGACCTGCGGGTCGACACCTACCGCGCCTCGGGCGCCGGCGGCCAGCACGTAAACCGAACCGAGTCCGCGATCCGGATTACCCACATTCCTTCCGGCATTGTGGTCGAATGCCAGGACGAGCGTTCGCAGCACAAAAACCGCGCCCGCGCGATGTCGCTGCTGTCGGCGCGCCTCTTGGCCGCGGAACAGGAAAAACAGAACTCCGAACAGGCCAGGTCGCGCAAGCTGCAGGTCGGCTCGGGCGACCGCTCGGAACGCATCCGGACCTACAATTACCCACAAGGCCGCCTGACCGACCACCGGATCAACCTGACGCTGTACAAACTCGACGACATCATGGAAGGCGGCCTCGAACAGGTGATACAGCCGTTGATCAACGAGCATCAGGCCGAGCTTTTGATCCAACTCGGCGAAGAATAACCCGGATGAGCACGATAACGACATTGCTGAGGAATGCCGTGTCCGAGTTGTCGGCTAGTTCCGATTCGGCCGCGCTCGACGCGGAAATCCTGCTCTGCCTTACGTTGGAGAAACCGCGCTCTTATCTGCGCGCCTGGCCCGACCGGAAGCCCGAGCCGCAGCAGATCCGGCAGTTTCAGGCGCTGCTGCGGCAGCGCCTACAGGGCACGCCGATCGCTTACCTGACCGGCCGCCGCGAATTCTGGTCGCGCGAATTCCGGGTCACGCCCGACGTGCTGATTCCGCGCCCCGAAACCGAGCGGCTGATCGAAATCAGCTTGAACCTGCTCCCGCAAGGCCGGCCCGCCAAAATCATCGATCTCGGCACCGGTTCCGGAATCATCGCGATCACGCTGGCCAAAGAATTGCCCCAAGCCGCAGTGACTGCAACCGATTTCAGTCAAGCGGCGCTGGAAATCGCGAAGTACAATGCCGAACAACACGATGCGGCTCAGATCCGTTTCCTGCACGGCAACTGGTTCGCTTCGGTGCCGCAGACAGCATTCGATCTGGTCATCAGCAATCCGCCTTATATTGCCGAAAACGATGTCCACCTCGGCCGGGGCGATGTGCGCTTCGAACCCAGAAGCGCCCTGACTGCGCCCAGCCAGGGCTTGGCCGACATTCGAACGATTGCGCGCGACGCCCGACGCTATCTCCGTCCCGGCGGCCATCTGTTGATCGAGCACGGCTACGACCAGGAAGCGGCCGTGCAAGCGATTTTCCGGGACGCGGGTTATGATCGGGTGCAAACCTATAAAGACCTGTCCGGCCAACCCCGGGCCTCCCATGGAAGAAATGGAGCAAGCTAAAGGCCCCAAGCCCCAAAGCCGAATCTGCAGCCATGATTATTTCGCCTTGAGCCTTTCACCTCAATCCCATGCACGAACCACAAGAAATCCCTATTCCCCGAAAACTCGCCCAGCAACTGCTCCATCTCGCGCAAATCTCGCCCGATGCCGAAATTTGCGGACTGGTCGGCGGCAAAGACGGCAACCCTCTAACCTGCTATCCGATCATGAATGTGGCGGAACATCCTGAGCGACGTTTTCTGCTCGACCCCAAACAGCAAATCGCCGCGATGGCGGCGATGCGCGACCAGGGTGAAGAACTGTTCGCGATCTACCATTCGCATCCGGCCGCCCCCGCCTTTCCCTCCGGAACCGATCTGGCACAGGCCGCCTATCCCGAAGCCCTGTATCTGATTATCTCGTTGAATATCCAAGGTATCCTGGAAATGCGCGGGTTTAGGATCGCCGCTCGAAAAGCGACCGAAATCATCTTGACGATGAGTGAAAACTGAAGGAAAAATGAAAACTCAAGCGGCCGAAAACCTATCGCAGCATGACCTCAACGAGAAATATGAAAAGCGGCAAATCCGCAATTTCTTTTCGAATCGAACCGGCGGAACATGCGTTGAAGTCGGCGCCAACGAACCGCTTTCCGTCTGTTCGCAATCGCTGCATCTGGAAAGGCAATTGAATTGGCGCTGCATTTTGATAGAGCCTAACCCCTTATTGGCGCAAAAAGCCCGCGCGCTCCGGCCAGACAGTCTCGTCTGCGAGGCGGCCTGTACCTCGCCCGAACACGTCGGCATGATGCAGCTCAATATTCCGCTGGACGCCGAGGGGCGGGAAATTACCGGCCATGCAGGCCTGGAAAAAAACGCCGACGAGCATTTTTATCACGCTCACAAAACGGTCGATGTAAGGGCCGACACGCTCGCCGACATTCTGCACGATCACGACATTACCGCGCTGGATTTCTTATCGATCGACGTCGAAGGCGCAGAGCTGGACGTACTCCTAGGCTTCGATTTCATGCAGTACCATCCCCGCTTGATCTTGCTGGAAGACAAGCATCTGTATCTGCAAAAACATCGACTATTGAAACAAAACGGTTACAAACTGGTACGCCGCCTGAACCGAAACTGCTGGTATATCCCTCAAGAGATCGATTCCCCTCCGGTACCGTTGCGCGACCGATTCAAGCTGTGGAAACGCATGTACATCAGCATCTGGTTTAAAAAGCTGCATTATGCTTGGCGCCACAAAACGCTGAAGCCCTTTAAAAGCCTTTAAGGATTTGGCCGATATTAACTTCCTGAAATGGGGGATAGACCTGCCAGGTTTTTAAAACCTGGCAGGTCTTGGGCAGGGGCGAATTCATTCTTCCGGTTAACACGCACCAAAGGCGAATGTATTCGCCCCTACTCGCGATATGAAAATGCCTCATCCTAGCTACGCCTAGTGCTGCGCCAGATCGAAATCAGCAGCCAGATCCCGCCGAGAAAGGCGAAGAGGTAACCGAAGAACCCCAGGACCGGCAGGCTCAAGAACGAACTTTCGCCCTTGACGGTGAAGATGATCGAAGTACCGATGATCAGCGCGGAGGTAACGATCCCCATCGTCAGCCGGCTAATCGCCACATCGATCTTATCCACATAAGGGCCGATGCCCTTGACATTGAAATCGACCTGGATCGCGCCCTTCCGGGAAGCCCTGAGCAACTGGTGCAACTCCTTCGGAAACGCGGCCAGCAGGTCGACGATGCCGACCAGATTGCGCCAGCCGCGTTTTGCGATCACCTCCGGCCGGTAGCGGTCCGCCATCAGTTGCTGCAGATAAGGCGCCGCGAACACCAACGTATTGAAATCCGGATCGAGATGCCGGCCGAAACCGTCGAGCGTGACATAGGCCTTGACCAGCAGCGCCAGATCGGGCGGCAGCGACAAGTTATGGTCCCGAAGGATCGCCAGGAGGTCGCCGATCATCATCTGCAGGCTCAAATCCTTCAGCGACCGGTTACTGTATTGATCGACGAACGCATCGATCTCGATCGCCAGCGCCTGCTCGTCGGTCTTGATCACCCCGGACCAATCCTCCAGGATTTCGACGACTTTTAGCGGCATCCGATTGACCATTCCGTATAAAAATACGATGACCTGTTCCCGGCGTTCTTCGGTCAGCCGTCCCACCATTCCGAAATCGATGAAGGCAAGCCGGTTGTCCGACAGATAAAACACATTGCCGGGATGAGGGTCGGCATGAAAAAAGCCGTCTTCCATGATCATTTTGAGCACGGCCCTGGCGCCGCGTTCGGCCAGGAGCTTCCGATCCAGGCCGGCCTGATCCAGTGCGCCCAGCTCGCGTCCCGGAATCCCCTGAATATACTCCTGCACGTTCAGCCGCTCGCCGGTCAGCTCCCAATAGATCGAGGCAATCTTGATGTGCTCATTCCCCGCCAGATTGTCGGCAACCCGTTCGACATTGCGCGCTTCCGCCGCAAAATCGAGCTCGGCCCTGAGCGACTGCGAGAACTGCCGGAATATCTCGCGCGGATGGTAGCGGCGCAGCTCCGGCACGTCGGACTCGATCACTTCGACGACCCGATTCAACAGCCGCAAGTCCGCCTCGATGATCCGGCGGATACCGGGGCGGCGGATTTTCAGGATCACCTGCGTGCCGTCCTGCAGCACCGCCCGATGCACCTGCGCCAGCGAGGCGGCCGCCAACGGCTCGCGCTCGATGCTCAGGAAAATGTCCTCGATATTGCCGCCGACGTCTTCCTGCAACTGCGGCACCAGGTCCTCGAACGGCAGCGAAGGCACCTTGTCCAGCAGCTTTTCGAATTCCGCGATATAGGCAGGCGGAAACAAATCCATTCGCGTCGCGAGAATCTGTCCCATCTTGATGAACGTCGGGCCGAGATCCTCCAGCACGCGCCGCACCCGCTGCGGCGTGTCGAGCGTCGCATATTCTTCGACGCTCTGCCAATGCAGGGTTTTGCCGAGACGCTCCAGGGCACTCCCGACTCCGAGCGAACGCACGATCCCGCCGAAGCCGTACCGGATCAGGACGGTCGCAACATCCTGGGCCCGGCTTAAATCCTTCGCCGCATTGATCAATTCCCATATCATGATGTCGTGTTCTTGCTCGCTATTTTCGTGTTTTTTCGGGGTCCAGTCTTTCCGCAATGCCGGCGAGAAAGCCGCCGGCAATCTTGGCCAGCGCCGAGGTCGTGGCCGAAGCGCCGGCCATCACCGCATGCTGGCCGCTAACTCTCAGGTTGTCCAGATTTTCCAGGACAACCCGGCTCTGCCTGCCGACCGCCGTTCCGTTTCGCCGGGCATGTTCGAGAAAATCCCGGGCGATTTTCGCGGCCGTTTCGTTGCCATGGCGCCCGACCGTCTCCAGCGTATCGAGAAATGTCGCTTCGAGATTTTTCAAATCGTCGACGGCTTGCCTGAAATCAAGGCTCGAAAATTCGTCGAGATTCCCTGCCGCCTCTTCGATCGCCAGCTTCGACGCTTCGGCAGTCTTGCTGAGCGTGTCGTCCAGCGCTTCGGTGGTTTGCTTGAAAGCCCGTTTGGCCGGATCGTAATGCGGGCTCATCCCGTCGCTCATGCCTTTCAATACCGCTTCCATCACATTTTTGATGTTGTCGATATCCAGGGTACGCTCGGTCAGGGCCTTCAGCGTGATCGCCCGCACCCGCTCGTAAATATCGACACCGGATTCGACCGTTTCGCGGACTTCTCTTTCAACTTGCTGCATCGTATCGTTCATGGCGTTTCTCTCCGCAAATCGCAAAATGGAAAATCGATGATCATTAGGAAGAATCCTTTCGGCTTAGGTTCCGCATCTCTGCCGGGCCTCAAACCCGGATACCCGGCGGCCGGCTGTAACCGTCCAGCAGATTCAAATAATTCGAACGCTCGAAAATACCGGGATTCATGCAGCGCTGCTTGCTCAACAGCCCTTTCGATTCACTCAGCGCCGCAAACTCATGGCGGGCAAGCCAGTCCCGCATGCCTTGCCCGATCGTGCCGAGATAAGCCGGGCCGCGCTCCAGCAGCACCGTGCAAATCTGGGTCGCATCGGCGCCGGCCAGGATCAGCTTCAGGGCATCTTCGGCCGTACGCACGCCGCTGGTCGTCGCCAGCGACAGCCCTACCTGGCCGTACAAGAGCGCAACCCAGCGCAGCGGCAATCGGCTGTCCGCGGAGCGCGACCATTGCAGCTCGGAAGTCACCTGCAAATTGTCCAGGTCGATATCGGGCTGGTAGAAACGGTTGAACAGCACGACGCCGTCCGCACCGGACAATTCGAGCCGTTTCACGAAATGCGCAAGGCCGGTGAAGTACGGCGACAGCTTCATCGCGATCGGCACCGACACCTGCCGGCGCAGTTCGGTCAGCAGTTCCAGATAACGCGCCTCGATCTCGAGGCCGGATTCGTCGATATCGGCGCTCAGGTAATACACATTCAGTTCGAGCGCATCGGCGCCGGCCTGCTGCAGCGCTTTGCCATGCACGATCCATCCGTCCAGCGATACCCCGTTCAGACTCGCAATCACCGGAATGCGCAGCGACCGTTTAAGCTTGGCCAACTGCTCCAGATATTGGTCGAGGCCGTGCCGGTAGCCGCTGTCGTCCGGCAAGAAGCTGTCCGCTTCGGGATGCCCGATGCTTTGATGGATCAAGAATCGGGCCGCGGTTTCTTCCTGCTGCCGCAGTTCTTCCTCGAACAAGGAATACATCACGATCGCACCGGCGCCGGCGTCTTCGAGCCTCAATGCCGAATCCAGGCTGCGGGTCAAAGGTGAAGCCGAGGCGACCAAGGGGCTGGTCAGCTTCAAGCCTAGATATTCGGTGCTCAAATCGATGCCGTTCATGATTTTTTCTCTCGGTGTTTCCTGGAATATCATACCTGCCGATTATAAAGACAAAAATCGTAGGGTGGGTTAGACGCGCATTGGCACGGCCTTTGAATGCCCATCGGTCTTTGCCGCACGTCGTAACCCACCGAAGGTGCCACAAATGGTGGGTTCGGCGCGCGGAAAGTTTTGTCGAATTCGGAAGACAAAAACAAAGCGCGCCGAACCCACCCTACATAATCGGCTCCGCTCAGTTTTTTTCTCCCGCTTTGGAGGGCTCGCCGTCCCGCCCTGCTTCGCTTTTCGCGAAAACCCTGTCCGCCAGTTCGCGGTAATGCCGGTAGCGCGCATTGACGTCCTGCTGCGATTGCTGCAAGAAGCGTTCCGACGCGTCCGGGTGCGTTCGGCTGAGCAGGCTGAAGCGCGCTTCGGTCAGCGCGTAATCCCGGAACGCCATCGACGGTTTCTGGCTATCGAGCTGCAACGGATTGCTTCCTTCCTGCGCCCGGCGCGGATCATAACGGAGCAATGGCCAATGCCCGCTGCGCACCGCCATGTCCTGCTGGCGGAGATTGTTCGACAGATCGACGCCGTGCGCGATGCAGGGGCTGTAGGCGATGATCAGCGCAGTGCCGGGATAGGATTCGGCTTCCAGGAAAGCGCGCAACGTTTGCGTATCCTTGGCGCCATAGGCGACCTGCGCCACATAGACCTGCTCGTAATCGATCGCGAGACGGGCCAGATCCTTCTTCGGAGTCGGCTTGCCGGCCGCCGCGAATTTCGCGACCGCGCCGCGCGGCGTCGCCTTCGAGGTCTGGCCGCCGGTATTCGAATAGACTTCGGTATCGAGCAGCAGAATGTTCACATCGCGGCCCGAGGCCAGCACATGGTCGAGGCCGCCGTAGCCGATGTCGTAGCCCCAGCCGTCGCCGCCGATGATCCAGACGCTGCGTTTGACCAAGGTATCGACGACGCCGAACAGGCGCACGGCCGCTTCACCGTTCAGCGTTTCCAGGCGTTTTTTCAAGACGGCAACGCGCTCGCGCTGCGCGTAGATGCCAGCTTCATCGCTTTGGTCGGCGTTCAGGATCGCATCGGCGAGTTCCGCACCGATTTCGCCGCGCAGGCCTTCCAGCAGTTCCTCCGCATATTCCTTCTGCTTGTCGATCGCTATCCGCATCCCGAGGCCGAATTCGGCGTTGTCCTCGAACAGCGAGTTCGCCCAGGCCGGCCCCCGGCCCTCCGCGTTCCGGCTCCACGGCGTGGTCGGCAGATTGCCGCCGTAAATCGACGAACAGCCGGTCGCATTCGCGACCACCATCCGGTCGCCGAACAGTTGCGTCGCCAGACGCAGATAAGGCGTTTCGCCACAGCCGGCGCAGGCGCTCGAAAACTCGAACAGAGGACGCAAATGCATCGCCTCCGGAATCTTGTTGTGATGCAGCGCGCCGCGCTCAAAATCCGGCAGGCTTTCGAAAAAGCGCCAGTTGATGGTTTCCTGTTCGCGCAGCGGCGGTTGCGGCCGCATATTCACCGCCTTGCGTTCCGGCAGCTTGGGGTCGCGTATCGGGCAAACGTCGACGCACAGGCTGCAGCCGGTGCAATCTTCCGGTGAGACTTGGTAGCTGACCAAGAGATTCTCGAACGCCTTGCTCTTGACCGGCACATACTTGAACGTCGGCGGCGCAGCCTTGACCCGTTCCGGCGCAAACACCTTGCTGCGGATCACGCTGTGCGGACAGACGAACACGCATTTGCCGCACTGGGTGCACAGATCGCTTTCCCAGACCGGCATTTCGAGCGCCAGGTTGCGTTTGTCCCAAATCGAGGTGGCGGTCGGAAAGGTACCGTCGGAGGACAGAAAGCTGACCGGCACCGCATCGCCCCGGCCCGCGATGATCTCGGCGGTCACATTGCGGATGAACGCGGGCGCATCGTCCGGTACCGGCGGCGGGATTTCGGTCTTGCTGTCGACTGCGCTTGGCACCTCGACACGGTGCAGATTCGCCAATGCCTCGTCGATCGCTTTAAGGTTCGCGTCGAGAATCCGTTGGCCGGCCTTCTGGTAGGTCTTGTGTACGGCCGCCTTGATCGCGGCGATCGCCTCTTCCTTCGGCAGAATTTCGACCAAAGCGAAAAAGCAGGCCTGCATCACCGTATTGATCAGCCTCTCGAGACCCGCGACTTCCGCGATCGCATACGCGTCGATCGCGTAAAAGCGGATCTTTTTCTCGATCATCGCGGCCTGCATCGAGCGCGGCAGCGACGACCACACCCGCTCGGGCGGCAGCGGCGAATTCAGCAGGAACACCGCCCCCGGCGCAGCCTTGTCGAGCATCCGGTAACGTGCCAGAAACACCGGCTGATGGCAGGCGACGAACCCGGCCTCGCCGTCGCCGATCAGATAGGTCGAGCGGATTTTCTCCGGGCCGAAACGCAGATGCGAAACGGTCACCGCACCGGATTTGCGCGAGTCGTAAACGAAATAGCCCTGCGCGTAACCTTGCGTCCTATCGCCGATGATCTTGATCGAATTTTTGTTGGCGCTGACCGTGCCGTCGCTGCCCAGGCCGTAGAACAGCGCATTGACCGCCCGCTTCGAGGCGTCGGTCCGAAAGCCCGCGTCCCAGGCCAGGCTGGTATGGTCGACGTCGTCATAAATCCCGATCGTAAACGGGCTTTTCGGCGCCGGATTGTCCAGTTCGTCGAATACGGCCTTGACCATGCCCGGCGTAAATTCTTTCGACGACAGCCCGTACCGTCCGCCGATCACTTTCGGCAGCGCGGCAAAGTACGGCGCGGCGCTCATCGCATCCTGCGCGAGCGCGGTCACCACGTCTTTATACAAGGGTTCGCCGTCCGCGCCGGCTTCTTTCGTGCGGTCGAGCACCGCGATCCGGCGCAGCGTCTTCGGCAGCGCGTCCAGCAGCGCCTCGGCGCTGAACGGCCGGAACAGGCGGACCTTCAGCACGCCGACCTTGTCGCCCCGGCCATTCAAATGTTCGACCGTTTCTTCGGCCGTCTCCGCACCCGAGCCGATCAAAACGATCGCCTTTTCGGCATCAGGCGCCCCCGCATAATCGAACAACCGGTAGCTGCGGCCGGTCAGTTCGGCGAACCGGTCCATCGTGTCCTGCACGATGCCAGGCATCGCCCGGTAATAAGGATTGACCGTCTCGCGCGCCTGGAAATAAATGTCCGGATTCTGCGTCGAACCGCGCAGCACCGGATGTTCGGGGGACAATGCCCGCTGCCGGTGCGCTTCCACCAGCCGGTCATCGAGCAGCGCGCGGATATGCGTCAGGTCGAGCGGCTCGATGCTGGCGATTTCGTGCGAAGTCCGGAAACCGTCGAAAAAATGCACGACCGGAATCCGCGCAGCCAAGGTCGCGGCTTGCGCGATCAGCGCAAAATCCTGCGCCTCCTGCACCGAATTGGAGGCCAGGAACCCAAAGCCGGTCGCTCTTGCGGCCATCACATCGCTGTGGTCGCCGAAGATCGACAGCGCCTGGCCGGCCAGCGACCGGGCCGCCACATGGAATACCGCCGGGGTCAGTTCCCCTGCGATCTTGTACATGTTCGGAATCATCAACAGCAGGCCCTGCGAGGCGGTGAACGTGGTCGCCAGCGCACCGGTCTGCAGCGCGCCGTGGATCGCGCCGGCCGCCCCTGCCTCGCTCTGCATCTCGATGATGCTCGGCACCGTGCCCCAAAGGTTCCTACGCCTGTCCGACGCCCACTTATCGGCCAATTCGCCCATCGGCGACGCCGGCGTGATCGGATAAATCGCAATCACTTCGCTGGTCATGTAAGCGACCGTGGCGGCGGCTTCGTTGCCGTCGATCGTGATTTTGCTCTGTTGCATGATCTCACCTCGTTAAAAAGGTTATGACTTGTAGGGATTGTACTCCTAAAACGATCCGGCTGCGCTGCCCGCAATCCGGGGCGCCTTCGCCTTTTCGAACCCGCCGTCAATGATGATAGAATTGCGGGCTTCTTTTTTTACTTCATCCGAACGCCGCATGACCACCGTCTCCAAACTGCCTGTCGAATCCCTGAAGCTGCACATCGACCTGAGCGGCGTCGATCTTGAA
The genomic region above belongs to Methylomicrobium agile and contains:
- the nifJ gene encoding pyruvate:ferredoxin (flavodoxin) oxidoreductase is translated as MQQSKITIDGNEAAATVAYMTSEVIAIYPITPASPMGELADKWASDRRRNLWGTVPSIIEMQSEAGAAGAIHGALQTGALATTFTASQGLLLMIPNMYKIAGELTPAVFHVAARSLAGQALSIFGDHSDVMAARATGFGFLASNSVQEAQDFALIAQAATLAARIPVVHFFDGFRTSHEIASIEPLDLTHIRALLDDRLVEAHRQRALSPEHPVLRGSTQNPDIYFQARETVNPYYRAMPGIVQDTMDRFAELTGRSYRLFDYAGAPDAEKAIVLIGSGAETAEETVEHLNGRGDKVGVLKVRLFRPFSAEALLDALPKTLRRIAVLDRTKEAGADGEPLYKDVVTALAQDAMSAAPYFAALPKVIGGRYGLSSKEFTPGMVKAVFDELDNPAPKSPFTIGIYDDVDHTSLAWDAGFRTDASKRAVNALFYGLGSDGTVSANKNSIKIIGDRTQGYAQGYFVYDSRKSGAVTVSHLRFGPEKIRSTYLIGDGEAGFVACHQPVFLARYRMLDKAAPGAVFLLNSPLPPERVWSSLPRSMQAAMIEKKIRFYAIDAYAIAEVAGLERLINTVMQACFFALVEILPKEEAIAAIKAAVHKTYQKAGQRILDANLKAIDEALANLHRVEVPSAVDSKTEIPPPVPDDAPAFIRNVTAEIIAGRGDAVPVSFLSSDGTFPTATSIWDKRNLALEMPVWESDLCTQCGKCVFVCPHSVIRSKVFAPERVKAAPPTFKYVPVKSKAFENLLVSYQVSPEDCTGCSLCVDVCPIRDPKLPERKAVNMRPQPPLREQETINWRFFESLPDFERGALHHNKIPEAMHLRPLFEFSSACAGCGETPYLRLATQLFGDRMVVANATGCSSIYGGNLPTTPWSRNAEGRGPAWANSLFEDNAEFGLGMRIAIDKQKEYAEELLEGLRGEIGAELADAILNADQSDEAGIYAQRERVAVLKKRLETLNGEAAVRLFGVVDTLVKRSVWIIGGDGWGYDIGYGGLDHVLASGRDVNILLLDTEVYSNTGGQTSKATPRGAVAKFAAAGKPTPKKDLARLAIDYEQVYVAQVAYGAKDTQTLRAFLEAESYPGTALIIAYSPCIAHGVDLSNNLRQQDMAVRSGHWPLLRYDPRRAQEGSNPLQLDSQKPSMAFRDYALTEARFSLLSRTHPDASERFLQQSQQDVNARYRHYRELADRVFAKSEAGRDGEPSKAGEKN
- a CDS encoding Mov34/MPN/PAD-1 family protein; protein product: MHEPQEIPIPRKLAQQLLHLAQISPDAEICGLVGGKDGNPLTCYPIMNVAEHPERRFLLDPKQQIAAMAAMRDQGEELFAIYHSHPAAPAFPSGTDLAQAAYPEALYLIISLNIQGILEMRGFRIAARKATEIILTMSEN
- a CDS encoding ABC1 kinase family protein, yielding MIWELINAAKDLSRAQDVATVLIRYGFGGIVRSLGVGSALERLGKTLHWQSVEEYATLDTPQRVRRVLEDLGPTFIKMGQILATRMDLFPPAYIAEFEKLLDKVPSLPFEDLVPQLQEDVGGNIEDIFLSIEREPLAAASLAQVHRAVLQDGTQVILKIRRPGIRRIIEADLRLLNRVVEVIESDVPELRRYHPREIFRQFSQSLRAELDFAAEARNVERVADNLAGNEHIKIASIYWELTGERLNVQEYIQGIPGRELGALDQAGLDRKLLAERGARAVLKMIMEDGFFHADPHPGNVFYLSDNRLAFIDFGMVGRLTEERREQVIVFLYGMVNRMPLKVVEILEDWSGVIKTDEQALAIEIDAFVDQYSNRSLKDLSLQMMIGDLLAILRDHNLSLPPDLALLVKAYVTLDGFGRHLDPDFNTLVFAAPYLQQLMADRYRPEVIAKRGWRNLVGIVDLLAAFPKELHQLLRASRKGAIQVDFNVKGIGPYVDKIDVAISRLTMGIVTSALIIGTSIIFTVKGESSFLSLPVLGFFGYLFAFLGGIWLLISIWRSTRRS
- a CDS encoding dihydroorotate dehydrogenase-like protein, coding for MNGIDLSTEYLGLKLTSPLVASASPLTRSLDSALRLEDAGAGAIVMYSLFEEELRQQEETAARFLIHQSIGHPEADSFLPDDSGYRHGLDQYLEQLAKLKRSLRIPVIASLNGVSLDGWIVHGKALQQAGADALELNVYYLSADIDESGLEIEARYLELLTELRRQVSVPIAMKLSPYFTGLAHFVKRLELSGADGVVLFNRFYQPDIDLDNLQVTSELQWSRSADSRLPLRWVALLYGQVGLSLATTSGVRTAEDALKLILAGADATQICTVLLERGPAYLGTIGQGMRDWLARHEFAALSESKGLLSKQRCMNPGIFERSNYLNLLDGYSRPPGIRV
- a CDS encoding FkbM family methyltransferase, with protein sequence MKTQAAENLSQHDLNEKYEKRQIRNFFSNRTGGTCVEVGANEPLSVCSQSLHLERQLNWRCILIEPNPLLAQKARALRPDSLVCEAACTSPEHVGMMQLNIPLDAEGREITGHAGLEKNADEHFYHAHKTVDVRADTLADILHDHDITALDFLSIDVEGAELDVLLGFDFMQYHPRLILLEDKHLYLQKHRLLKQNGYKLVRRLNRNCWYIPQEIDSPPVPLRDRFKLWKRMYISIWFKKLHYAWRHKTLKPFKSL
- a CDS encoding DUF6781 family protein — protein: MNDTMQQVEREVRETVESGVDIYERVRAITLKALTERTLDIDNIKNVMEAVLKGMSDGMSPHYDPAKRAFKQTTEALDDTLSKTAEASKLAIEEAAGNLDEFSSLDFRQAVDDLKNLEATFLDTLETVGRHGNETAAKIARDFLEHARRNGTAVGRQSRVVLENLDNLRVSGQHAVMAGASATTSALAKIAGGFLAGIAERLDPEKTRK
- the prmC gene encoding peptide chain release factor N(5)-glutamine methyltransferase, yielding MSTITTLLRNAVSELSASSDSAALDAEILLCLTLEKPRSYLRAWPDRKPEPQQIRQFQALLRQRLQGTPIAYLTGRREFWSREFRVTPDVLIPRPETERLIEISLNLLPQGRPAKIIDLGTGSGIIAITLAKELPQAAVTATDFSQAALEIAKYNAEQHDAAQIRFLHGNWFASVPQTAFDLVISNPPYIAENDVHLGRGDVRFEPRSALTAPSQGLADIRTIARDARRYLRPGGHLLIEHGYDQEAAVQAIFRDAGYDRVQTYKDLSGQPRASHGRNGAS
- the prfA gene encoding peptide chain release factor 1; this translates as MKDSIKLKLENLSERHEEIAALLSQSEVQNNQKQQRSLSQEYAQIGPLVDCYRRYVEAQDRRLSAQEMAGDSDPDMRELAKEEFREAEALVESLEHELQILLLPKDPNDNRNIFLEIRAGTGGDEAAIFSGDLSRMYQRYAERKGWQTEVISENPGDHGGYKEIILRVSGRDVYSQLKFESGTHRVQRVPETESQGRIHTSACTVAIMPEVDEVDAIDINPADLRVDTYRASGAGGQHVNRTESAIRITHIPSGIVVECQDERSQHKNRARAMSLLSARLLAAEQEKQNSEQARSRKLQVGSGDRSERIRTYNYPQGRLTDHRINLTLYKLDDIMEGGLEQVIQPLINEHQAELLIQLGEE